The Streptococcus viridans genome contains the following window.
CAATGCTATTCGAAATAAATCTCAATCCTCAAAAAATCAGTAAATTTGCATCATAAAGAGCCCCTTCAGTTGGAAGGGGCTCTTATTTTATACAAAAAAAGCATCCCTTAGGATGCTAGTTTAGCTCCGCCAGTAGGACTCGAACCTACGACATCATGATTAACAGTCATGCGCTACTACCAACTGAGCTATGGCGGAATGAGATATAGTCCGTACGGGATTCGAACCCGTGTTACCGCCGTGAAAAGGCGGTGTCTTAACCCCTTGACCAACGGACCATGTCATTAACAGAACATATCCCATTATACCATCGATTCAAAAATTGTCAAGCCTTTTTCTGTATTTTATTTAATAATTCTTCGACCCTTTTCACCTGTGTACGAGAAACAGGGCAAGTTGTCTCCTCTTCTAACATCAAGAGTCTCTTGCGACGATCAAAACTGACAATCATTCTTTGATTCACTAGATAAGACTGATTAGGACTGAAGAAATGATTGTCCACATCTTTTTCAAGTATATCCTTGATAGTCCCTAAAAATTCCTTTTGAAAATTCTTTCCAACAAGTCGCAATTTGTGGGAAACTCCAGTTGTTTCAATGTACAATATATCTCGATATGGCACTCGAATTTCCATATTTTTGAAACTATACTCAAAGAAATCAACGATATTTTTATTTTCAATCACATTCTTCTTCAAGTAAAGAATGCATTCTCGAATTTTTTCTTTAAACAAGTTTTCATTCAAGGTTTTTTCAATAAATTCAAGAGCTGATACCTTGTAACGATAAGTAATGGTAGCAAATTCCGATTTCGTCGTAATAAAGGCAATGATGGCAAAAGGATTGACCTCGCGAATCATTTGAGCTGCCTTGATGCCAGCTTTTTCATCCCCTTTGATATCAATATCAAGGAAGAAAAGCTGATGAAAATCACCATTGGTTAGGTATTCCTTTAATTCAGTTATTTTACTGGTGGAAACAATATTTAATCGTAGTCCTTCCTCCTCAGCGATAGCTTTCACATGTTTCTCTACTCGAACTTGTTGAGAAATTTCGTCCTCTAGCAATACAATATTCATCTATCTTCCTTTCTCTCCAATAACTAAGCTCTGCGTAAATTTTCCATTGATCAATTCTGTCTCTAGAAAAATAGCAGCATATTCTCCAATAAGCTCTTTTACAATCGCAAGGCCCATTCCTCTACGATCCCCTTTAGTTGAAAATCCCTTTTCATAGAGCTTGTTCCAATTAATCGGTTCATCAGAAATAGAGTTCTTTATGATCAGATGCACTCCATTTGGCATATTAAAAACCGCTATTTGAACTTCTTTTTCTTGACTCATCTTAGCTGCTTCAATAGCATTATTGACTAAAATTCCGACGGTTCGTACAAGATCCAATAATCTCATGGGAACCTTTTCAATAACGTCTTCTGTTTCAAAAGTTAGTTTGACACCCATTTCCTCTGCATAGATCCATCCCCTACTTAGGATGCTTCTCAAAGCAGAATCTCGAATATTTCCTAGGTCAAATCCTGTATATTCTTCTTTTTGGAGTTGGCCGTAGCATTCTTCAAGAACATCTCTTTGAATTCGTTTAATATCCTCAATATTTTCTTCCTCAATCGCTAAATTTAAGGAAGTGATAATATTGCCAAAATCATGACGAAAACCTTTTAATTCTAAATAGAGGCCTTGAATTTTATTCATATACTGCTCCATTTGGCGCTGTTCAAACCTCTTTTGCTTCAACTCCATTTTCTTTTCATAACGATCTCGAACCGTCTTCATTTGAACCATGGTTCCGATAAAGATCAAGAAACAAATCGTTGCTACCATACTACCAAAACTATTGAAATGACCAATATCACTTATCCAATGAGAAGCATTCAATACTAAGGTTAAAATAAGATAACTAACAATCAATTCCTGAACAAATTTCTTAAAAACCCGCTCTTTAAAATAAAGAAGATTCACTTCGAGAGTTGTTAATATCTTCATAATTAAAATAAGTGAAATAATTCGGATAGTTAAAAAATAATAGTCAGAGTATTGGTGAATCATACTATCGCCAAAAACAGAAGAAGTGATTACAGATAAAAATGTATCTGTACTTTCAACTGCTAGATAAATGATGAATGAGTAAAGACCCGCTATCTGACGTTGAAGATTACAAATAAAATAGTAATAAAGATACAGAAATAGTGGCCATAGACACAACATTAGATAATCAATATTTAAATCAAAGTAATCTAAGAACATTGTAGTCACAAATACAACAATAATTCCTAATCCTAAAATAAAACTATGACTGTACTTGTTAAGCTTTTGATCAATTTTTAAAAAAGATAAAATAATTATAAAAACTGTTAATAATAAAACTAGCGTATTTAGAAACATCAGTTTCCTCTCTTACCAAAAATATTTCCAATTAATTCAGATAAATTATTCTTTCTCCGTATATCCCCTCCACAAATTTGCTGCAGTTCTTTTTCTGTAAGAACTTTAAATGCCTTAGAAACTGTTGATGGATTGTTTTTCATAAAAAAATCTCCTTATAATTTATTTGATCATTAAATTATTAAATTTAAAATACATAAATTTTAGTAAAAAATCAAAGACTTTTTTAACATTTCCGCTATTTGGTTCATTTTTACAGCTATTTGGTACGAAAAATCTAGTTTTTGCAATTTTTTTATCCCATCTGTTTAGAAAAACTCTAGTTTTTTAAAAAACTAAGTAATAAAAAAACGTGATTTGTATAAAAATCACGTTTTTTTATTTTGATCCCAGCAGGATTCGAACCTGCGACCGTTCGCTTAGAAGGCGAATGCTCTATCCAGCTGAGCTATGAGACCAGATGTCTTCTTATTCTATCAGAAAATAGGAGGAGCGTCAAGATTCATTTATGGTAGGGACTTCCCTGTTGAATCATAAATGCCCGATAGATTTGTTCGATTAAAACAAGCTTCATCAATTGATGGGGAAGGGTTAACTTTCCAAAACTCATAAGTAAATTTGCTCGTTTTTTAACTGCTGGGGACAAGCCTAGGCTCCCTCCAATCACGAAGGTAATTTCAGAATACCCTCGTACAGTAACCTCTTCTAAGGTTTGACTAAACTTCTCAGATGGAAATTGTTGTCCTTCAATTGCTAAGGCAATCACATACTCACGATCTCCAACTTTAGCTAAAATACGATTTCCTTCTTTTTCAAGGATTTGCTGATTTTCTAAGTCACTGGCCCGATCTGGAGTTTTCTCATCCAGCAATTCTACCATTTCTACCTTCGTAAATCGACTCAAGCGTTTAGTATATTCGGCAATCCCATCTTTTAAATACTTTTCTTTTAATTTTCCAACCGTTACAATCTTAATTTTCATATTCATATTCTAACACAAATAAACTTATACACAAGTCTTCAATAAATAGGCTTGAATCTATCTTACAAAAAATGGCTCTATACTCACGTTTTTCACACTTATACACAGTTTTCCACAACTTGTGGAAAAAAATTCCATTTTAAGTTATAATTAAGAAACCAGGTCTATACTTTTCCATAATTGGAACAAATAGGAGAAAACTATGAAACAACCATCAAATTTTCTAAAAAAAGCTTTGCAACTTTTGCTTGTTCTTGTCATTGGGTTTACTGGAGGAATCTTAGGAACCTTAACCTCTTTCCAGTTTACCAAAGGGAATTCTACAAATTCTAGCCAAGAAATAAAATCTACCATAGTCAATCGTGCTTATAAGAATACAACATCAACTAGTGAAGCCGTTGATAAGGTTAAAAATGCTGTTGTTTCTGTTATTACCTACGCTGAAACCTCTGAAAAAGGCTTCATCAATGGAGAAACAGATACTGATCCAGAAGTAGCTAGTGAAGGTTCAGGTGTTATCTATAAAAAAGATGGGAAAGACGCTTATGTAGTAACCAATGCTCACGTGTTAATGGGAGCAACAGAAGCAGATATTCTCTTTGCAGACGGAAATAAAGTTTCCGGAGAAGTTGTTGGTTCAGATACCTTCTCAGATATTGCGGTTGTCAAAATCAGTTCAGACAATGTTACGACCGTGGCTGAATTTGGAGATTCATCTAAGTTGACTGTCGGAGAGACCGCAATCGCTATTGGTAGTCCTTTAGGGACAAAATTTGCCAATTCCGTTACCCAAGGGATTGTCTCTAGTCTCGGACGTACTGTGAAGCTCAAATCAGAAGACGGCCAAAATGTGTCTACAAAAGCGTTGCAAACGGACGCTGCCATCAACCCAGGAAATTCTGGTGGTCCCCTTATCAATATTCAGGGACAAGTCATCGGAATTACCTCAAGTAAAATCTCTTCAAATGGGCAAACTGCGGTTGAAGGAATGGGATTTGCTATTCCTGTAAATGATGTGCAAAATATTATTGAACATTTAGAAAAAGATGGTAAAGTCATTCGTCCAGCTCTTGGAATTACCATGATGGACCTGGCTAGCCTATCCTCTTCTGATCTTAGCCAATTAGACATTCCAAGCAAACTCAAAGGTGGGGTTCTTGTCCGCTCAGTTGAAAATGATATGCCGGCATCCAAGTATTTACGTCGATTAGATATCATTACAAAAATCGATGATACAACCATTGAATCAACTGCGGATTTACAATCTGCCCTCT
Protein-coding sequences here:
- a CDS encoding response regulator transcription factor yields the protein MNIVLLEDEISQQVRVEKHVKAIAEEEGLRLNIVSTSKITELKEYLTNGDFHQLFFLDIDIKGDEKAGIKAAQMIREVNPFAIIAFITTKSEFATITYRYKVSALEFIEKTLNENLFKEKIRECILYLKKNVIENKNIVDFFEYSFKNMEIRVPYRDILYIETTGVSHKLRLVGKNFQKEFLGTIKDILEKDVDNHFFSPNQSYLVNQRMIVSFDRRKRLLMLEEETTCPVSRTQVKRVEELLNKIQKKA
- a CDS encoding sensor histidine kinase, whose protein sequence is MFLNTLVLLLTVFIIILSFLKIDQKLNKYSHSFILGLGIIVVFVTTMFLDYFDLNIDYLMLCLWPLFLYLYYYFICNLQRQIAGLYSFIIYLAVESTDTFLSVITSSVFGDSMIHQYSDYYFLTIRIISLILIMKILTTLEVNLLYFKERVFKKFVQELIVSYLILTLVLNASHWISDIGHFNSFGSMVATICFLIFIGTMVQMKTVRDRYEKKMELKQKRFEQRQMEQYMNKIQGLYLELKGFRHDFGNIITSLNLAIEEENIEDIKRIQRDVLEECYGQLQKEEYTGFDLGNIRDSALRSILSRGWIYAEEMGVKLTFETEDVIEKVPMRLLDLVRTVGILVNNAIEAAKMSQEKEVQIAVFNMPNGVHLIIKNSISDEPINWNKLYEKGFSTKGDRRGMGLAIVKELIGEYAAIFLETELINGKFTQSLVIGEKGR
- a CDS encoding bacteriocin produces the protein MKNNPSTVSKAFKVLTEKELQQICGGDIRRKNNLSELIGNIFGKRGN
- the rlmH gene encoding 23S rRNA (pseudouridine(1915)-N(3))-methyltransferase RlmH → MKIKIVTVGKLKEKYLKDGIAEYTKRLSRFTKVEMVELLDEKTPDRASDLENQQILEKEGNRILAKVGDREYVIALAIEGQQFPSEKFSQTLEEVTVRGYSEITFVIGGSLGLSPAVKKRANLLMSFGKLTLPHQLMKLVLIEQIYRAFMIQQGSPYHK
- a CDS encoding S1C family serine protease; translation: MKQPSNFLKKALQLLLVLVIGFTGGILGTLTSFQFTKGNSTNSSQEIKSTIVNRAYKNTTSTSEAVDKVKNAVVSVITYAETSEKGFINGETDTDPEVASEGSGVIYKKDGKDAYVVTNAHVLMGATEADILFADGNKVSGEVVGSDTFSDIAVVKISSDNVTTVAEFGDSSKLTVGETAIAIGSPLGTKFANSVTQGIVSSLGRTVKLKSEDGQNVSTKALQTDAAINPGNSGGPLINIQGQVIGITSSKISSNGQTAVEGMGFAIPVNDVQNIIEHLEKDGKVIRPALGITMMDLASLSSSDLSQLDIPSKLKGGVLVRSVENDMPASKYLRRLDIITKIDDTTIESTADLQSALYSHQIGDKIKVIFYRDGKQKTATIELTKSTENLGN